One genomic segment of Diceros bicornis minor isolate mBicDic1 chromosome 25, mDicBic1.mat.cur, whole genome shotgun sequence includes these proteins:
- the LOC131421881 gene encoding ral-GDS-related protein-like: MAFPPKLVVEQFTMMDAELFQKVVSSPCLGSTWGKRNKPGNEHQTPNVQATVDHVRRVASFVIIPCLGDPSKTAQDRVRVVERWIQVAQVCCGRPSGAPL; this comes from the exons atggccttccctcctaagctggtggtggagcagtttaccatgatggatgcg gagctcttccagaaggtggtgtccTCTCCgtgtctgggctccacctggggcaagaggaacaagcccggcaatgagcaccagacacccaacgtccaggccaccgtcgaccacgtcagaagggtggccagcttcgtcatcatcccctgcctcggggacccgagcaagacagcccaggacagggtgagggtggtggagcgctggatccaggtggcccaggtgtgctgtgggaggcccagtggagcccctctctga